The nucleotide window GATTTCATTGTTATTGATTCCAATGAATTTTATTAGGTATTACATAGTTCCCCTCATCACAAAGGTTCAATAGTTCACATAAATAAGCAAAACGATTGTGACCAGAATGTTtaatcataaataaaaatacagaataaTACAGGAATGAAACCTTCCCCTTCCAGAGGGGACATAAACAGTGTACACTCAGAACAATGTGCAAATTTACCAACACAGACAAGCAGGTTTTACCTCGTGCTCTCACACAATCAAAATGTTCAACATCTTATGCCCATAAAACTAGAATATTCACCACAATGCCAGGTTTGGTTGAGAGTCTATTTGTTAAACCTGAGCTTTCTATATATGGAACTCCAGTTGTGTGACTTTTATATTGCACCATGTGGAATGTTCATCTTACGATACTCAAGAGATTTTTTTCCGCCACCTTGTAATACTTTAATGTGAAGTAGTGCCAGATATATCGTATGGTGTCGATTTAGCcaaaattgctattatgctaTCAATTTCTGTACATTTCGCACACCTTGACAAGGAATACTCTTATGATCATTGGCTCTAGTTGAACTCGTGAATGACAGGGCTGGCGGAGGAGTAGAGCTTCCGTTTGACCAGCTTGTACTCTGGCCTCAACTTCAACACTTTATTGCCCTCGAATATGCGCTTAAGTGGCGGCCAGCAATCGCTCTTGTCTGCCTTAAATACGACAGAGAGTTCAAATGTCGGAATGACATTGGAAATGGGGAAAATGCCCCCTAGAGACTTGAGTCCATCTTTGGTCTCCACGTAGACCCTGATGGAGGCGCCCCGCAGCCCGCAAGGCTCGTCTGTGGACGACCGCAGTATGTCCCGGCTGACCTTGGCGGTCATCTGGCAGGGGAGGAGCAACACCTTGCACTGGAGGACTGATGCCTTGGCCTCGCTCAGGCATCTCTCAATGTGGTGCTTCAGATCTTGTTGAAGGACTTTTGTGTCATGCTCCAAACCAACCTCCATGTTGGGATCTGTGAAGACAAAAGACATTTATTGATACAAATACAACAATAGGAGTTTCAAAACGGATCATACTGGcccaccaaaaattaaaaaaaaaatgaatatagcccacacaagaagcttaaattcagcatACATTCTCAGATTTATCATTAGGTGGAGCTAGTTAATTAGTCGTATGGTCAAAACCTGTTGAAATCAGTGTAAGAGACAAAAAATTGAGTGTTTTGCTTAATATCCATACATAAATAATCTAATATGATGTGATGTTGGTTGGGATTTTGCAGTGTTTTTCTGCTactggacattttctctttgcatggcaaagtttgtttcagtagTGCAAATCCAAATATTGCAAGATCCTTATACCTTTGGAAGAATCTGTTGCTTGTGAGCcttccatttcattttcattagtAATCATGGTAGCTCCTAATCAAAATGGATCAGACGTCTAAATGACTACGTTTAACAAATTAGAGTGCAAGTTGACCCTTGCATCCTTGGCTTTTTATAACAAAAAGTCACTCTGGCTTTTACCATTATAACCTACCAACCCTAATGTAGGACTGTATTGGTGGTTTTCAACTATTGAGCTGGAATGGAGTATacacattttttccattaaCTATGTATTCAAAATATGTGACAAAACATAAATGCAGAGAGCCACGAGAACAAAAGACATTACATTTAGTATCCAGGTCAACTGAACAGCTCAGCATGACATCAGCTGATTCTACAGCCGCATTACTTGCATCAGAAAGAGTTCGCGTGTTGCGCTTCCGCTACATAAACTAGTTCGACCAAACCACAGGTGAATCTCGCGATTGCGTTGTTTTCCGTAGCCGTTGTGCGTCTAAACTATTCATCCCATTCCGTATACTTACATTGTAAAGTGCAGTTGATGTCGTCAAAACTGTCGACGCTTCCCCGTCGGATCGAACTGTCCTCTTGAGGCAGGGACGCGAGCCTAAAAAAGTACGTTCCTATCATGTCCGTGACGCTTTCTTCCTCTCGAAATACGGGGAGCTTTTTTCCAAATAGAAGAGCCGCGGTATAGACCATCTTGATTTGTGCTTGTAGAACTCCGGTGTTGCCTCCGGACGCTTAGTTTGTATCTTCTCCATGTACTGCAGGAACTGCGATTGGAAGAAAGGAGATAAACGGATGAGAGTGGACGAGGTTTTATAGCGGAGGAGTTTGTTGCATCAGCTGAGTTTGCTGTCTCGTGGGCGGGGCTTCAATGGAAGAAAGTTCCCGAAGTGTCTCACGCAATTTGGCAGGACATTGCAGACAggtaacataaaaacaaaaaaacaaaaaaacaacaacaaaaacaacagcctacaatgtggaaaaaaagatgcatttaacTAATTTCTAAGAGCGtggtggacagctattcaaaaatgACGATTCTTGGTcgtttaaccctttcatgccgGAATTATGACCTTTTTCccctaatattttttaataattaatctcATTGGCGTCCGATGACGGCATCAGAGGTCCAAGTCatgtattggacgtc belongs to Stigmatopora argus isolate UIUO_Sarg chromosome 9, RoL_Sarg_1.0, whole genome shotgun sequence and includes:
- the LOC144082347 gene encoding DNA damage-inducible transcript 4-like protein; amino-acid sequence: MVYTAALLFGKKLPVFREEESVTDMIGTYFFRLASLPQEDSSIRRGSVDSFDDINCTLQYPNMEVGLEHDTKVLQQDLKHHIERCLSEAKASVLQCKVLLLPCQMTAKVSRDILRSSTDEPCGLRGASIRVYVETKDGLKSLGGIFPISNVIPTFELSVVFKADKSDCWPPLKRIFEGNKVLKLRPEYKLVKRKLYSSASPVIHEFN